From a region of the Triticum aestivum cultivar Chinese Spring chromosome 7D, IWGSC CS RefSeq v2.1, whole genome shotgun sequence genome:
- the LOC123168927 gene encoding defensin Tk-AMP-D4 encodes MDRSMKVFVVVFLLLVATGFQGPVQVALARDCTSQSHEFVGMCLSDRNCASVCQTEYFTGGKCDHRRCVCTKDC; translated from the exons ATGGATCGGTCCATGAAGGTCTTTGTGGTCGTCTTCCTGCTCCTTGTGGCCACAG GGTTCCAGGGACCGGTGCAAGTAGCTTTGGCGAGGGATTGTACTTCACAGAGCCACGAGTTTGTGGGGATGTGCCTGAGTGACCGCAACTGTGCAAGTGTTTGCCAGACCGAGTATTTCACCGGAGGCAAGTGCGACCACCGACGTTGTGTCTGCACCAAGGACTGCTAG